The Megalobrama amblycephala isolate DHTTF-2021 linkage group LG20, ASM1881202v1, whole genome shotgun sequence genome includes a window with the following:
- the kctd2 gene encoding LOW QUALITY PROTEIN: BTB/POZ domain-containing protein KCTD2 (The sequence of the model RefSeq protein was modified relative to this genomic sequence to represent the inferred CDS: deleted 2 bases in 2 codons) — protein sequence MAELHVEPNATGIIEQTEHCEIRGSVNVRLPSPTLVIPPRTGLSSPGVSGSRAVFGFPMKNNPNFPIIEATEKPGSRWVRLNVGGTYFVTTKQTLCRDPKSFLYRLCQEDPDLDSDKDETGAYLIDRDPTYFGPILNYLRHGKLIINKNLAEEGVLEEAEFYNIASLVRLVKERIRDNENRTSQGPVKHVYRVLQCQEEELTQMVSTMSDGWKFEQLISIGSSYNYGNEDQAEFLCVVSRELNNSTNGIVIEPTEKAKILQERGSRM from the exons ATGGCAGAGTTGCACGTTGAGCCCAACGCGACTGGCATCATCGAGCAGACCGAGCATTGTGAAATCAGAGGCTCAGTGAACGTGAGACTCCCCTCCCCTACTCTGGTGATTCCGCCCCGGACTGGCTTGTCCAGTCCAGGGGTGTCCGGCTCCAGAGCTGTGTTTGGGTTTCCTATGAAGAACAACCCCAACTTCCCCATCATC GAAGCCACAGAGAAGCCAGGATCTCGGTGGGTTCGGCTGAATGTCGGGGGAACCTACTTTGTTACAACGAAACAGACCCTTTGCAGGGATCCTAAATCGTTTCTGTATCGATTATGTCAGGAAGATCCAGATCTGGATTCAGATAAG GATGAGACAGGAGCATATTTGATTGACAGGGATCCCACATATTTCGGACCCATCTTGAACTACTTGAGGCATGGAAAGTTGATCATCAACAAGAACCTCGCTGAGGAGG GTGTTCTGGAGGAAGCTGAGTTTTACAACATTGCGTCACTTGTGAGGCTGGTGAAGGAGAGAATACGAGACAATGAGAACAGAACGTCTCAG gGCCCTGTGAAGCATGTGTATCGTGTATTACAATGTCAAGAAGAGGAGCTCACTCAAATGGTTTCCACCATGTCAGACGGATGGAAGTTTGAACAG CTCATAAGTATCGGCTCCTCCTATAACTATGGCAACGAGGACCAAGCCGAATTCCTGTGCGTCGTTTCCCGGGAGCTCAACAACTCCACCAACGGAATTGTTATCGAA CCCACTGAGAAGGCTAAG ATCCTTCAGGAGAGGGGGTCCAGGATGTGA